One Eriocheir sinensis breed Jianghai 21 chromosome 67, ASM2467909v1, whole genome shotgun sequence DNA segment encodes these proteins:
- the LOC126988006 gene encoding uncharacterized protein LOC126988006 isoform X2 — MMQVTERPGQRHVTVLAAVVVAAWAASCLPGAHALKLWVDPRGYFQYLMTKECFGEEVALQQEKEAMQHAEYCARQAQGKDPAKSVATIKQNVIHLKGDYGGINHTPARRSLVNLPRNPTLEAMICNLRQFRLLTGDNQVNVTAIEDRLGAMKIDPQLKLDLLESAIQCRPSLTASSQREDSSDRAALLSAMLAVARYQGCIGIKTHSICKEFVRGRVASKLHL; from the exons ATGATGCAG GTGACGGAGCGTCCTGGCCAGAGACATGTGACGgtgctggcggcggtggtggtggcggcgtgggCGGCCTCCTGCCTGCCCGGTGCCCACGCCCTCAAGCTCTGGGTGGATCCCCGAGGCTACTTCCAGTATCTA ATGACGAAGGAGTGCTTTGGGGAGGAGGTCGCCTtgcagcaggagaaggaggcgatGCAGCACGCCGAGTACTGTGCACGCCAAGCCCAGGGGAAGGACCCTGCCAAGTCTGTGGCCACCATCAAGCAG AACGTCATCCATCTCAAGGGTGACTATGGCGGCATCAACCACACACCAGCCAGAAGG TCACTGGTGAATCTGCCCAGGAACCCCACGCTGGAGGCCATGATCTGCAACCTCCGACAATTCAGACTG CTGACGGGTGACAACCAAGTGAACGTTACTGCGATTGAAGACCGACTGGGGGCCATGAAGATAGACCCTCAGCTGAAACTTGATCTACTTGAATCGGCCATCCAGTGCAGGCCCTCACTGACAGCCTCGTCCCAGCGTGAGGACAGCTCTGACAGGGCGGCCTTGCTCAGTGCCATGCTGGCTGTGGCTCGCTACCAAGGATGCATTGGCATCAAAACTCACTCCATCTGCAAAGAGTTTGTACGTGGTCGAGTGGCCTCCAAGCTGCACCTGTAA
- the LOC126988006 gene encoding uncharacterized protein LOC126988006 isoform X1: MCELGCRNVYEKLARVPTSYIGLHRLRILLPVIGRATQIPFSVTERPGQRHVTVLAAVVVAAWAASCLPGAHALKLWVDPRGYFQYLMTKECFGEEVALQQEKEAMQHAEYCARQAQGKDPAKSVATIKQNVIHLKGDYGGINHTPARRSLVNLPRNPTLEAMICNLRQFRLLTGDNQVNVTAIEDRLGAMKIDPQLKLDLLESAIQCRPSLTASSQREDSSDRAALLSAMLAVARYQGCIGIKTHSICKEFVRGRVASKLHL, encoded by the exons atgtgtgagcttgggtgccgaaatgtaTATGAGAAGCTGGCCCGGGTCCCTACATCTTATATAGGCCTACATAGATTAAGGATTCTTCTACCCGTGATTGGCCGGGCGACACAAATCCCTTTTTCG GTGACGGAGCGTCCTGGCCAGAGACATGTGACGgtgctggcggcggtggtggtggcggcgtgggCGGCCTCCTGCCTGCCCGGTGCCCACGCCCTCAAGCTCTGGGTGGATCCCCGAGGCTACTTCCAGTATCTA ATGACGAAGGAGTGCTTTGGGGAGGAGGTCGCCTtgcagcaggagaaggaggcgatGCAGCACGCCGAGTACTGTGCACGCCAAGCCCAGGGGAAGGACCCTGCCAAGTCTGTGGCCACCATCAAGCAG AACGTCATCCATCTCAAGGGTGACTATGGCGGCATCAACCACACACCAGCCAGAAGG TCACTGGTGAATCTGCCCAGGAACCCCACGCTGGAGGCCATGATCTGCAACCTCCGACAATTCAGACTG CTGACGGGTGACAACCAAGTGAACGTTACTGCGATTGAAGACCGACTGGGGGCCATGAAGATAGACCCTCAGCTGAAACTTGATCTACTTGAATCGGCCATCCAGTGCAGGCCCTCACTGACAGCCTCGTCCCAGCGTGAGGACAGCTCTGACAGGGCGGCCTTGCTCAGTGCCATGCTGGCTGTGGCTCGCTACCAAGGATGCATTGGCATCAAAACTCACTCCATCTGCAAAGAGTTTGTACGTGGTCGAGTGGCCTCCAAGCTGCACCTGTAA
- the LOC126988008 gene encoding uncharacterized protein LOC126988008 — protein sequence MAKVALAAAAVVVAAGLVPAMAMWPTTSYYIDFVVAKNCFGEEAAMEMERIGMQVGKACWMKEWEETFGLAEGPSNGRAKRNILKMPTPASRSLLLCNLRALNVLTPKLEMNYPLVDAWISANVTDAEVREELLQLSKECQPRPIPVAPLEAMKAGGVGVGMRQFHVYMECMNAGGTAICMNKEMERVKAKWDSINYP from the exons ATGGCGAAGGTGgcactggcggcggcggcggtggtggtggcggcgggtctGGTGCCTGCTATGGCTATGTGGCCCACCACCAGCTACTACATCGACTTTGTG GTGGCCAAGAACTGCTTTGGCGAGGAGGCGGCGATGGAGATGGAGCGGATAGGCATGCAGGTTGGGAAGGCGTGCTGGATGAAGGAGTGG GAGGAGACTTTTGGCTTGGCAGAAGGACCCAGCAACGGAAGGGCCAAACGg AATATCCTGAAGATGCCGACCCCCGCCTCCAGGAGTCTGTTGCTCTGTAATCTACGGGCCCTCAACGTG CTGACGCCCAAGCTCGAGATGAATTACCCGCTGGTGGACGCCTGGATCAGCGCCAACGTGACAGACGCCGAGGTGCGCGAGGAGCTTCTGCAGCTGTCCAAGGAGTGCCAGCCTCGGCCCATCCCCGTGGCGCCGCTGGAGGCCATGAAGGCGGGGGGCGTCGGAGTGGGGATGCGGCAGTTCCACGTGTATATGGAGTGCATGAACGCCGGCGGCACTGCCATCTGTATGAACAAGGAGATGGAGCGCGTTAAGGCCAAGTGGGACAGCATCAACTACCCGTGA